The Salvelinus fontinalis isolate EN_2023a chromosome 32, ASM2944872v1, whole genome shotgun sequence nucleotide sequence TCTAAAAAATATTAGCTGACATGGGTTAATTGAAGGACTATCAGTGATTGACATAAGAGAAACTGTTGATGTACAaacaaatttcgaaattgcaacTTGTGTATTCTACCTtccaacagtaagttgagaccctgacggagtgaataaaacatattttttcatTATGGATCCGAGAGCCTTCAATGtattcacatactgtagtaacatCTATAAAAATATATAGTATCatgaataatatacagtatatcacataaAGTGTAGTAGTAACATAGATCAATTAGGTCCTAACTCACCTCAATGTCTCTGAACTTGGTGACCTCCATGTACCCGGGTCGTCCTTCGGTCAGCAGGAACAGCCGTCTCTGTGTCATGGCGATCTTGCCCACGCCGTGGCTGGTCTTGACCGAAGAGGACAGCTTGAAGACACACTCATTAGCCTCCAGGTGCTCCAGGGCCGAGGCCGGCAGGGCCACTTCCTGAGCCTCGGCCTCCGTCTCCTTCCAGAAGGTGTAGAACACGCGGAATATCTCCGGGTCCACCTGTTTCTGCTGGCCTGCAGGGGGCAGTCTAGAGTTAGGGTTTTGCAACCATAGGGGCAGTTTACATTCACTGTAAACTGGGTGGGATTCAACTACGTTTCCCATTCAAAACAACAATCAATGAGCGAGAATGGAAAGGTGATAAGCTAGCAGGGTTGGGGAAGGAGTTATAGTATTAGGAACCACATTAAACAGCCTTTTTTTGATTGGCTGGTGGAGCAAGTTCATGGTGTGGTGGTTTACTGGAGCAAGAGATTCACACAACGTTCACTGGACGTTAGGGCCGGGACAATACCAGTATAACAATATTTCTCTTTAAAAACCTGCTATTTGTAAAATAGTGTTCTATAGCTTGGAAAACAAATAAATGTGAATCTGGATGacaaacataatgatgtttgtttccaacagaGCTGTTTTTCTAAAGATGTTAAATCCGCTTCATGCTTTGTTTCAATACTGATATCGTCCCTGGCCCTACTGGccgtgcacagtatgactcctatGTAAAGTGAAATGTGAGGCACTTTAACACACTTCCATGAGGCTACTCATTACCATTGTAAGATAAGAGTCCTGTAACAGTCAATTGACACACACAAATACTATTCGTCCTtcaaaacaaaaaaagaaaatatTACCTAGACGTCAGCCATGAATGCTGTGAGGTGTTTGAAGCGACACTAATGTTAAAAGCAAACACTACTCAGATTTAACACCTGAGGGGATAGTTGATGAAGCAGAACACACACAGgccaaagcaacacacacacacaaggtaggAGTTGGGCACAGCACACTCTGCAAGCAGGCAGGGCATAATGCTATGCTTACCCTCCAGATTGGAATCAAGGTAAAAGATTGACTGGGAAGGAGCCTTCACCGCAGAGCCACCACCATGCCAACCCAAGCTGCTCTTACAACATTCTGATCAGGTAAAGGATAAGAAATTAACCAGATTCAATAATCAGATAAATTAGCATGGCCATTCACTCTACATGTAGTAAGGTATTAACACATCGATCACAGGGACTGGAGTGATTATAGAGTATAGGCCAAGTATTATCAATTGGATTATGTTCATGAGTCCCATACAACAAGGGGCTAGTGTAAAACTAACATAGAAGAAAACCTCCACCAAGAGAGACaaccctctctcctttaccctcacTCATTATTTCCCTCTTTCTAAGCTTGGAGTCTGTATGACTTCCTTACCCACAGTGAGAGCCTCAAACAGCCGGTGAATGGTCCCCTGGTCTTTGACAATCCCAGATTCCTGCACATGCCTCACAAAGTCCTCCAACTGCATGTGCTTTTTCGGGAGTTGGAACCGCTTGACACCTTCGTCGACATGGCGCGCCCGCTCCCTCTCATGGTCCCTCTTCACTTGACTAATCAGGCGTTTGATTTCGGGTCGGCGGTCAGCCAGTGCATGTTCGCCCTCCTGTAGAGAGTCCACCAGCGCGTTGACCAGCTCGCCAGGAAAGATGTCTGTGTCCGTCTTGTAGAGGTTCTGGAAGTCTTCTAGAGCGTCCAGGCGTTTACCGGCCACGGTGTTCACGAAGCCCCTGAGGTAGTGATAGCGAGCCAGGAGAGAGGAGTCCTCGGAGGCCGCCCCGCTGATGGCCTTGCCCAGGAGGGTGATCATCTCCTGGTAGTAATTCTGGACGTAGTGGTAGGCCAGCGGAGGGGGGAACTCAGGAAGCTTGAAGAATCTCACTGGCCTCTGGGGAGACTTCATACCTATGGGGTTCCATCAAAGGTTTCAAGAACTGAGGTCAGTGAGATTAAATCCATTCATACAGAGGAACCCTTAAAAAGGGCCAATCAGCAATTGGAACAATAACAAAGCATTGTCCTGACCAcagtttcggtaaaaagctgagggatggggctggagaaatgtttgATCACTCTCATATTCATAGATAGAGCTATGAATGCAAGGACCGACCATCCACGGTAtccaaatgatagttttaaccatgttgaggctatagaGTGCTTGTTTACAttaactttgtttacaaacattggagtaaaacaagctgatattttgggttctgatggggtacaacagttaaaccaagctcatgaggcatttctaagcTATATCAGAGGTGTTGATTCCAGCCCTCAAGTGGTTTGAGTAAACCATTTTACCACATCCAAACTGTGTAGAATGATAATGGTTTCTTGACAGTCCAGCTCGCTAATAAAATTAGATGCTGCATTGCAAACTATTTATATAATACATTTTCAGTGCGGCCCTCCGGACCTCGTTGAAGAACGATTGCGGCCCCCGGGGCAAAATGAGtgacccccccccgccccccgagTTAAATTCTTCGCCTGCAAATGGTagtagcagagaggaagaggcaaaacGGGAGGCTTTACTCCACAAAAATATGCCCACGAAGTGCAGAATTCTGGTATGGAGGTCAATGATTGtagaatttggtcaacaaaaaataaatgtaattgatcatttgctacgtgaggcttatctgatcgaatagaagtttcaCATTGGTTAGGTTGTTACAAATACACTGATATAAAAGTTGACGCGCATGACATTTCGCCAACTTTGGAAAACAACATATCGAATTTGTCCCTGTTGTCATAGAGATAGAAGACTCATAATGGATATAACCCGTTTTAGCATGGTCATTGCCATTAAGGGCCTCCACCATTCCAccaagtagtcaactgggtggggattcctagaAGTTGGGAGAAATCAGCCAATTAATAAAATGGACAACTTTAAAATGCCCATGCCATCACagacgctataatggcacagatacaaagatgagtcctctatctctatggctTGTTGTTCACACGCGTAGCTGTCCACCTGAACCCACCGCTGTCCACCTGAACCCACCGCTGTCCACCTGAACCCACCGCTGTCCACCTGAACCCACCGCTGTCCACCTGAACCCACCGCTGTCCACCTGAACCCACCGCTGTCCACCTGAACCCACCGCTGTCCACCTGAACCCACCGCTGTCCACCTGAACCCACCGCTGTCCACCTGAACCTACCGCTGTCCACCTGTATGTTCTTGAAGGAGGTCTGCCTGAGGGGCCCCACCAGAGACCCCCCACTCTCCCCCAGGTTGGGCAGGCTGGCCCCCAGCCGCTTGCTGAGCCGGCTCTCTGGGCTGGTGTATTTACGGGCCAACTCCTGCATGGTGGGCCGCCGCGGAGACTCTGTCATGGACCTCAGCCTGGGAAAGAGTTCAGAGGTGGAGGGTGAAGTTGCCtctagatgctgatcttgggtcagtttagcatttcccaactaatggttaaggttaggggaggggaagctgatcctagatctgcacctAGGGGAAATGTCACCCCGGAGCGAGGACAGATGTCAGGGGAAAGGCTGTGCTTATACCAGGAAGGACTTGGGATGTGCGTTTGAAGATACAGTACTGCAGTGTTTCCCAATCCTGGTCCTTCGGACCCAAtggggtgcacatttttgtttttgccgtagcactaacacacctgattctaaagGGTGCTGAGGAGTTGAATCAAGTGTGTTAGTGCTAGGatattttttttaccaaattGAAATCCAATTGAAATCCAATTCTATTTGCAAGGTCAAAATAAACTCTTAGTTTAAAGGTAAATATTCATGCAAAACTCTCATCTTCCCGCTCACCTGTAAGCTTCTGTCCGAGTACTCAGCTCCATACGTGTGAATGCGTCCATCTTCCTGTTCAGACGATCCCGTAGGAATGAGTGGAAGATGTGTGTGTCCAACACctgcaaaaaaaacaaaatatactGCATTCACTTTCAATTGGATCACATTCTAGACAGAAAATATTGCCCCAAATATTGTAGGATAGAAGTCAACAGAGATTGACGTCTCACTGAACAGACAGACCAGAATTTGTATCATACCTTCTTGTAAAATGGCTGGTCTGCTTGCTCTCTAGACCTAAAGAACTCCTCACTGTTGAAGACTCTGTGCTCATAGTTGAGGTGATCGTGGACTTCTCTGTCGTGGTGGTTGGGGTGTGGAGTATGGGGGGGGTAATAATCACTAGATTAGCTTTCCGGTCCTGATATTTTACAGGATATTGCTTTGATTTTGCACAGGGAATTGTATTGGTTGTAATAAAGCAAGATTTAATAGGATAACTAACAGTGTTAGAATGTCACTATTTTCTAAATAGTTAATTTGATAATCAAAAGGCTTTGCTTGTGAGAAAAATAGGCATCTTTGGTCCAACCCAAAATGTATGACTAGATATGCTCAATGTGAGTCTCAATTATCAAAGTTACATAATTAAAGCATGTCAATTAGGTTATAATATTGTAACGACtatgtaataatataataattatgtacagtatattttaaGTCATAGTGAACGACGGTGAATAACAACAGTATAGATTTGATGCCTTTTGTCTCTTGccaggcagtcattgtaaataagaatttgttcttaattgacctgCCCGGtataataaaggtgaaatacaattTTTAAAATGATGCTGACCTGAAGATGTTGACGATGAGTTCCAGAGTGATATTCTGGATGTGTGTGTTGAGTTTCCTCTGCCACTGCTTCCTCTGGGCCCTCCTCTCGTTCACCTCTGTACTGGCCCCCAGGTGACACACCTCCAGGTCATAGTGCACCTGGAGGCCCtccaccctgcacacacacacacacttaatgggGAGGGGTAACAAAACATGTTCTACTCCAATGCTCAACTTGGACACTTATCTGCATAACATCCCTTCCCCTATTCATTACAATACACAttgtaataaactcagcaaaaaaagaaacgtccctttttcaggaccctgtctttcaaagataattcataaaaatccaaataacttaagAGTTTAAACACTGCTTCcgatgcttgttcaatgaaccataaacaattaattaacatgcacctgtggaactgttgttaagacactaccagcttacagacgataagcaattaagatcacagttatgaaaacttaggacactagaggcctttctactgactctgaaaaacaccaaaagaaagatgcccagggtccctgctcatctgcgtgaacgtgccttaggcatgctgcaaggaggcatgaggactgcagatgtggccagggcaataaattccaATGTTCGTActatgagacgcctaagacagcgctacagggagacaggacggacagctgatcgtcctcgcagtggcagaccacgtgtaacacctgcacaggatcggtatagccgaacatcacatctgcgggacaggtacaggatggcaacaactgccagagttacaccaggaacgcacaatccctccatcagcgctcagactgtccgcaataggcttagagaggctggactgagtgcttgtaggcctgttgtaaggcaggtcctcaccagacaacaccagcaacaacgtcacctatgggcacaaacccaccgtcgctggaccagacaggactggcaaaaagtggtcTTCTCTGACGattcgtggttttgtctcaccaggggtgatggttggattcgcatttatcgtcgaaggaatgagcgttacaccgaggcctgtactctggagcgggatcaatttggaggtggagggccatcatggtctggggcggtgtgtcacagcatcattggactgagcttgttgtcattgccagcaatcaacgctgtgcgttacagggaagacatcctcctcatgtggtacccttcctgcaggctcatcctgacatgacaatgccaccagccatactgctcgttctgtgcgtgatttcctgcaagacaggaatgtcagtgttctgccatggccagcgaagagcccggatctcaatcccattgagcgcgTCTGGGACCGgcttggatcggagggtgagggctagggccattactCCAGAAAtgcctgggaacttgcaggtgccttggtggaagagtgaggtaacatctcacaatacaagaactgacaaatctggtgcaatccacgaggagatgtactgcagtacttaatgcagctggtggccacaccagatactgactattacTTTTGACCCACCCTTtagtcagggacacattattccatttctgttagtcacatgtctgtggaacttgttcagtttatgtctgttgttgaatcttatgctcataaatatttacacgttaaatttgctgaaaataaatgcagttgacagtgagaggacgtttctttttttgctgagtttatcttAGGACAGCAGACTAACCGTGAGTCTTGTTCTCTAGGTAcaattcattaggcaccaaacgaaaGAAAACAGAATTAAACAGGGAGGGACATCCCGAACAGTCCAATAAGAAATGTTTTGCAAAGGCGAGCCCTAATGAACACGCCCCAGATGGTCTCCTGTCCTACCGTGTTATAAAACACTCTGCGGCCGCCAGCGGGACATCGGGCAGGTCAATCCCATCAGACCAGGAAGACGACACGGTCCCATCATCAATATTAACCAGGATCAGATCATCCGTTTCCTGTCATATAGGGAAAACACAGAAATCAACACAACACAGTAATACACAACACTGCCCCTCTCAGAGAATACTGTGTGACGGAGTAGAACAAGGGATTAGGGACAAGTCAAGTGGATAAACTAAAATTAACTTGACTCTTAACACCTGTACTTTATGTTAGTTAGGACATTGAACCACATGATCCTCTATACCGTGTAACCAAGTGGAAACTGAAAATAAATGATACATCTTAATAAAGCATGATAAATCTGGgtattaaataaatcactgatgCCAGAAAAATGTCCAGACAGAAGTGTAAACATTGTCCACTATGGTGCAAGTGCTCCTTACCGCGGCTACCTCCTTGTAGTGAAGCAGGTGGCAGACCATGAGGTAAGGGAAGGTAAAGGAAAATGTACTTTATTGTCCATCAACTTACAGAGAACAGAAATGTGTCTTTATGCTCAACCCAACCCCCAGAGACACACACCTATGAGGGGCTGGGAAAATGAGTCAGCCACAGTACAGTGCCCCTGGAGCAGTTCTAggtggttaagtgccttgctcaagacccacttctctaaccactaggctacctgccgcaccagGTAGAggtcactatcaccaccactttAACCACCCCCTTAACCATCACCACCACTttaaccatcaccaccaccactttaACCATCACCACCATTACAGTGATAACTGTCACAGTAACCATCTCTATAACTTTCACTATCTGATCACACCATTCTAGCATGGCTATGTAGTGAAAATCCATCCTTACCGCAGCCACCTCTTCATAGTGGTGCAGATGACAGCCCATGAGGTAGGCGGTGGGAGCCATGAGGAAGTCCAGCATCTGGTGTGAGAGGATGGGCACGAAGGGGTGCTGCCACACCAGGGGGTGGATGAAGAGCATCAGGCTCTCTGCCAGCAGGGTGAGCCGGGCCCAGTCACAGGACAACAGTACTACCCTCTGCTCTGTCAACAGGCTGGCAATGATCTGAAGAGCAGAGACACCAGCAcatgcacgcaggcacacacacacggctacaTTGATATAGAGATATACACTTCTTTTACCAATCAAAACAGGTTGACagaaacatactgtatatttgcAAATAATCCCATTTCCAGTCTTCCACAGTAGACTTTCTTTAACTGCATTGAAAGAACAGATTGTGTAGTGGGTTAAGCAGTTTAGTAGCAGTACAATCAGGCTGTGTGGGACAGCTATGTACTGTCTGTCCTCACTTGGAGGAGCTGTCGGGGTCTAAAGCACAGGAAAGGCAGATGGAGGTCCAGGTCAACAGCCGGCCGGTCCTTATCCTCCCGGGAGGGAAGCCCAATCTGGAGAGGCCTGAGGTTAAAGACCTGGGACAGGACAGAGGAACAACATAGACCACCAACACAGAGATTATGTTTCTGGAACATTACCTACATAACAACAGAAGAGAGAAACATGAcgtggtcctgtatggctcagttggtagagcatggcgctaaATGGCATATAGCACAGTTTAATAATGCACGTATATCATAGAGCGAGATGGAGAGAAAAACAATTGGCTCACCACATGAAGTTGCCCAGGTGGGGGAATGGGCACCAGCGCCAGCTTGGCTGAAAACTCCTTCACCCTCTCCTCAAAGTCCCCCATCCAGCTGGGCTTGAGCTGGGTCAAGAGACTGGGAGGGACGCCGTTCAGTAAAAACATTAACATAAAAAGGTCAATAGGTGCCTAAGATGAGTAAACTGATCATTGACACTTCATGATGATGGGCCAAGTCTGGCTGGATTTATTTTGATATGTACTGTTTGGTATTCTCTTCCGGTATTTACTTGAACGAACACAAAGACCTAGAGGAGTAGGAGAACAGTGAATTGTTCTCACCATGACAGGCAGTCCCGGAGAGCGTTGTAGTAAGGGTATTTAGAGATGACACAGATGCCGTATGCCGTGTAGAGACGGGACGACTTGGAGGATGACCGGTGGCCATTTTGGTGCCCACCATCCTGAAAAAACTGGGAAGCAAACAACCAATCAGTGGCCAATGACCAGATGAGGATCTCTGGAATGGTGAAATTACTGTAGGTCTACTATGTCATGTGTCCttctaaaccaggggtgtcaaactcattccatggaaagcctagtgtctgcaggtctttggtttttcctttcaatgaagacctagacaaccaggtgaggagaattccttactaattagtgaccttatttCATCAATAAAGTACAAGGGAATAGCGAAAACCCGCAGTCACTCGGCTCTCCGTGAAATGAGTTTAACATGTGTTCTAAACAATACACAGACAGGTAATACACATACCTGCATTTTTAGTGCAGGATGGCATTTATTGGGATGACTcatgtactggaggcagctctgcagggtagtcactagctggcacagccacagtcattaaatcagattttaaacctgACCACACTACTAACCTTATGCTGATCCCTAACCTTAAACACATTTCTGTTGTTATGAATGATTATGATattgccaattttgactttgcagctggcaaAGTGGAAATCGCTCcgctctgcctccaggacaagattcaTCCCAATAGAAGTCTACTTAAAATGCAGCTTGACATTTAACTCAGCAGTGAACAGGAAACCTGTCCCTAAAAGGCTTCAGATGTCCATGCATGTAATCAATCCATTTTTTGATTATCTAAACCTAGCTAATATAGGCTACATAGCCAGGGAATTTAACAGTAAGCCCTTTTGTTTAAACAATTTTGTTTCCAAGAATCCAAAGCATTCCAGTTGGCATGAATAAAGCTCAGCTGGTGAGCCGTCTCACCTGTATAGGCCTGTAGTACTGCACTACTACAGCATGTGTCCTGTTCCCAAAGACATCAGTAAACACCAGGTAATGGTACGAGTCTTCTCTCTGCTCGCTGGCTATCTGAAGACCACCTGGTCAATGGAAGAAAACCGACAAGGTCTCATATAAGCATGACAAGAGGAATCACATCACTGCTTCATATATGGTTGTGTGTGATAATCAGAACGTAGATAATCAGCTCATAGTGTATGTGCC carries:
- the LOC129830980 gene encoding DENN domain-containing protein 3-like isoform X2, yielding MADIPSGLLEACVVVGAASDKLREVHQSHQQGKIKELPLLGAEVLQVHAPPFVTKESASSENQGHAPAFSRVQRRRSFIKKKKERAGIANGETAKGSNGGGGTTTEDISVPKDLDLIALPQLCFPGGLQIASEQREDSYHYLVFTDVFGNRTHAVVVQYYRPIQFFQDGGHQNGHRSSSKSSRLYTAYGICVISKYPYYNALRDCLSCLLTQLKPSWMGDFEERVKEFSAKLALVPIPPPGQLHVVFNLRPLQIGLPSREDKDRPAVDLDLHLPFLCFRPRQLLQIIASLLTEQRVVLLSCDWARLTLLAESLMLFIHPLVWQHPFVPILSHQMLDFLMAPTAYLMGCHLHHYEEVAAETDDLILVNIDDGTVSSSWSDGIDLPDVPLAAAECFITRVEGLQVHYDLEVCHLGASTEVNERRAQRKQWQRKLNTHIQNITLELIVNIFREVHDHLNYEHRVFNSEEFFRSREQADQPFYKKVLDTHIFHSFLRDRLNRKMDAFTRMELSTRTEAYRLRSMTESPRRPTMQELARKYTSPESRLSKRLGASLPNLGESGGSLVGPLRQTSFKNIQVDSGMKSPQRPVRFFKLPEFPPPLAYHYVQNYYQEMITLLGKAISGAASEDSSLLARYHYLRGFVNTVAGKRLDALEDFQNLYKTDTDIFPGELVNALVDSLQEGEHALADRRPEIKRLISQVKRDHERERARHVDEGVKRFQLPKKHMQLEDFVRHVQESGIVKDQGTIHRLFEALTVECCKSSLGWHGGGSAVKAPSQSIFYLDSNLEGQQKQVDPEIFRVFYTFWKETEAEAQEVALPASALEHLEANECVFKLSSSVKTSHGVGKIAMTQRRLFLLTEGRPGYMEVTKFRDIEEVKISSAPFLLLRIPSLKIKTTLRKETFEVNLKSEVDLWHLMVKEMWAGRKMADDHKDPQYMQQALTNALLMDAVVGCLQSQKAIFAATKLAHFDRMKLEVPLMVPKTTSETLKHKINPSLDLTSPQAVDVLLYTPGQLGVSSDSEGDGNPKLWCALSDGKVVVFDATSWSMQQKQVQVGTSRVNCMLGVDRQQVWIGSQDSVIYIISTRSMSCNKQLTDHHSEVTGLSLGERSEKYSPKVAYSCSAEGAVIVWDVSTLQVRKQFRVSCDRLQSVQLCNGTLWCCARDCIMEVWKNGMLHRKISLPEQLCGSPTAFSSLLLYYEREQLWTACIDVGELCVWHLREPTKPFQRIQLPDCAGVTCLIKVKNQIWVGGRGWSSGKSRGKIYVVDAQRHTVEKELVAHTDCVQALCSAEDRYVLSGAAREDGKIAIWKVE
- the LOC129830980 gene encoding DENN domain-containing protein 3-like isoform X4, with the translated sequence MADIPSGLLEACVVVGAASDKLREVHQSHQQGKIKELPLLGAEVLQVHAPPFVTKESASSENQGHAPAFSRVQRRRSFIKKKKERAGIANGETAKGSNGGGGTTTEDISVPKDLDLIALPQLCFPGGLQIASEQREDSYHYLVFTDVFGNRTHAVVVQYYRPIQFFQDGGHQNGHRSSSKSSRLYTAYGICVISKYPYYNALRDCLSCLLTQLKPSWMGDFEERVKEFSAKLALVPIPPPGQLHVVFNLRPLQIGLPSREDKDRPAVDLDLHLPFLCFRPRQLLQIIASLLTEQRVVLLSCDWARLTLLAESLMLFIHPLVWQHPFVPILSHQMLDFLMAPTAYLMGCHLHHYEEVAAETDDLILVNIDDGTVSSSWSDGIDLPDVPLAAAECFITRVEGLQVHYDLEVCHLGASTEVNERRAQRKQWQRKLNTHIQNITLELIVNIFREVHDHLNYEHRVFNSEEFFRSREQADQPFYKKVLDTHIFHSFLRDRLNRKMDAFTRMELSTRTEAYRLRSMTESPRRPTMQELARKYTSPESRLSKRLGASLPNLGESGGSLVGPLRQTSFKNIQVDSGMKSPQRPVRFFKLPEFPPPLAYHYVQNYYQEMITLLGKAISGAASEDSSLLARYHYLRGFVNTVAGKRLDALEDFQNLYKTDTDIFPGELVNALVDSLQEGEHALADRRPEIKRLISQVKRDHERERARHVDEGVKRFQLPKKHMQLEDFVRHVQESGIVKDQGTIHRLFEALTVGQQKQVDPEIFRVFYTFWKETEAEAQEVALPASALEHLEANECVFKLSSSVKTSHGVGKIAMTQRRLFLLTEGRPGYMEVTKFRDIEEVKISSAPFLLLRIPSLKIKTTLRKETFEVNLKSEVDLWHLMVKEMWAGRKMADDHKDPQYMQQALTNALLMDAVVGCLQSQKAIFAATKLAHFDRMKLEVPLMVPKTTSETLKHKINPSLDLTSPQAVDVLLYTPGQLGVSSDSEGDGNPKLWCALSDGKVVVFDATSWSMQQKQVQVGTSRVNCMLGVDRQQVWIGSQDSVIYIISTRSMSCNKQLTDHHSEVTGLSLGERSEKYSPKVAYSCSAEGAVIVWDVSTLQVRKQFRVSCDRLQSVQLCNGTLWCCARDCIMEVWKNGMLHRKISLPEQLCGSPTAFSSLLLYYEREQLWTACIDVGELCVWHLREPTKPFQRIQLPDCAGVTCLIKVKNQIWVGGRGWSSGKSRGKIYVVDAQRHTVEKELVAHTDCVQALCSAEDRYVLSGAAREDGKIAIWKVE
- the LOC129830980 gene encoding DENN domain-containing protein 3-like isoform X3, which gives rise to MADIPSGLLEACVVVGAASDKLREVHQSHQQGKIKELPLLGAEVLQVHAPPFVTKESASSENQGHAPAFSRVQRRRSFIKKKKERAGIANGETAKGSNGGGGTTTEDISVPKDLDLIALPQLCFPGGLQIASEQREDSYHYLVFTDVFGNRTHAVVVQYYRPIQFFQDGGHQNGHRSSSKSSRLYTAYGICVISKYPYYNALRDCLSCLLTQLKPSWMGDFEERVKEFSAKLALVPIPPPGQLHVVFNLRPLQIGLPSREDKDRPAVDLDLHLPFLCFRPRQLLQIIASLLTEQRVVLLSCDWARLTLLAESLMLFIHPLVWQHPFVPILSHQMLDFLMAPTAYLMGCHLHHYEEVAAEVAAETDDLILVNIDDGTVSSSWSDGIDLPDVPLAAAECFITRVEGLQVHYDLEVCHLGASTEVNERRAQRKQWQRKLNTHIQNITLELIVNIFREVHDHLNYEHRVFNSEEFFRSREQADQPFYKKVLDTHIFHSFLRDRLNRKMDAFTRMELSTRTEAYRLRSMTESPRRPTMQELARKYTSPESRLSKRLGASLPNLGESGGSLVGPLRQTSFKNIQVDSGMKSPQRPVRFFKLPEFPPPLAYHYVQNYYQEMITLLGKAISGAASEDSSLLARYHYLRGFVNTVAGKRLDALEDFQNLYKTDTDIFPGELVNALVDSLQEGEHALADRRPEIKRLISQVKRDHERERARHVDEGVKRFQLPKKHMQLEDFVRHVQESGIVKDQGTIHRLFEALTVGQQKQVDPEIFRVFYTFWKETEAEAQEVALPASALEHLEANECVFKLSSSVKTSHGVGKIAMTQRRLFLLTEGRPGYMEVTKFRDIEEVKISSAPFLLLRIPSLKIKTTLRKETFEVNLKSEVDLWHLMVKEMWAGRKMADDHKDPQYMQQALTNALLMDAVVGCLQSQKAIFAATKLAHFDRMKLEVPLMVPKTTSETLKHKINPSLDLTSPQAVDVLLYTPGQLGVSSDSEGDGNPKLWCALSDGKVVVFDATSWSMQQKQVQVGTSRVNCMLGVDRQQVWIGSQDSVIYIISTRSMSCNKQLTDHHSEVTGLSLGERSEKYSPKVAYSCSAEGAVIVWDVSTLQVRKQFRVSCDRLQSVQLCNGTLWCCARDCIMEVWKNGMLHRKISLPEQLCGSPTAFSSLLLYYEREQLWTACIDVGELCVWHLREPTKPFQRIQLPDCAGVTCLIKVKNQIWVGGRGWSSGKSRGKIYVVDAQRHTVEKELVAHTDCVQALCSAEDRYVLSGAAREDGKIAIWKVE
- the LOC129830980 gene encoding DENN domain-containing protein 3-like isoform X1, coding for MADIPSGLLEACVVVGAASDKLREVHQSHQQGKIKELPLLGAEVLQVHAPPFVTKESASSENQGHAPAFSRVQRRRSFIKKKKERAGIANGETAKGSNGGGGTTTEDISVPKDLDLIALPQLCFPGGLQIASEQREDSYHYLVFTDVFGNRTHAVVVQYYRPIQFFQDGGHQNGHRSSSKSSRLYTAYGICVISKYPYYNALRDCLSCLLTQLKPSWMGDFEERVKEFSAKLALVPIPPPGQLHVVFNLRPLQIGLPSREDKDRPAVDLDLHLPFLCFRPRQLLQIIASLLTEQRVVLLSCDWARLTLLAESLMLFIHPLVWQHPFVPILSHQMLDFLMAPTAYLMGCHLHHYEEVAAEVAAETDDLILVNIDDGTVSSSWSDGIDLPDVPLAAAECFITRVEGLQVHYDLEVCHLGASTEVNERRAQRKQWQRKLNTHIQNITLELIVNIFREVHDHLNYEHRVFNSEEFFRSREQADQPFYKKVLDTHIFHSFLRDRLNRKMDAFTRMELSTRTEAYRLRSMTESPRRPTMQELARKYTSPESRLSKRLGASLPNLGESGGSLVGPLRQTSFKNIQVDSGMKSPQRPVRFFKLPEFPPPLAYHYVQNYYQEMITLLGKAISGAASEDSSLLARYHYLRGFVNTVAGKRLDALEDFQNLYKTDTDIFPGELVNALVDSLQEGEHALADRRPEIKRLISQVKRDHERERARHVDEGVKRFQLPKKHMQLEDFVRHVQESGIVKDQGTIHRLFEALTVECCKSSLGWHGGGSAVKAPSQSIFYLDSNLEGQQKQVDPEIFRVFYTFWKETEAEAQEVALPASALEHLEANECVFKLSSSVKTSHGVGKIAMTQRRLFLLTEGRPGYMEVTKFRDIEEVKISSAPFLLLRIPSLKIKTTLRKETFEVNLKSEVDLWHLMVKEMWAGRKMADDHKDPQYMQQALTNALLMDAVVGCLQSQKAIFAATKLAHFDRMKLEVPLMVPKTTSETLKHKINPSLDLTSPQAVDVLLYTPGQLGVSSDSEGDGNPKLWCALSDGKVVVFDATSWSMQQKQVQVGTSRVNCMLGVDRQQVWIGSQDSVIYIISTRSMSCNKQLTDHHSEVTGLSLGERSEKYSPKVAYSCSAEGAVIVWDVSTLQVRKQFRVSCDRLQSVQLCNGTLWCCARDCIMEVWKNGMLHRKISLPEQLCGSPTAFSSLLLYYEREQLWTACIDVGELCVWHLREPTKPFQRIQLPDCAGVTCLIKVKNQIWVGGRGWSSGKSRGKIYVVDAQRHTVEKELVAHTDCVQALCSAEDRYVLSGAAREDGKIAIWKVE